A genomic window from Nicotiana sylvestris chromosome 11, ASM39365v2, whole genome shotgun sequence includes:
- the LOC104225957 gene encoding uncharacterized protein, with protein sequence MANEASSSTSLTVDEEDEILMLYGSESGWVDPLSHCDHLTSLSSDLIHIPTPDTPCNRCQHPAENWLCLCCKEVLCSRFVNKHMLDHYKQNNHSIALSFSDLSVWCFSCNAYLDAQAIMPLQSVHFTAYVLKFNEPPPLRAADCIEITDNRAEGSTSGN encoded by the exons ATGGCTAATGAAGCTTCTTCGTCGACTTCACTTACcgttgatgaagaagatgagatactgATGCTGTATGGGTCTGAATCTGGTTGGGTTGATCCCCTAAGTCACTGTgatcacctgacttctttatccTCCGATCTCATTCACATTCCAACTCCAGACACTCCTTGCAACAG gtgTCAACACCCAGCAGAGAACTGGCTATGTTTGTGCTGCAAGGAGGTTCTTTGCAGTCGATTTGTTAATAAGCACATGCTCGATCATTACAAGCAGAATAATCACTCTATTGCACTCAGCTTTAG TGATCTATCAGTATGGTGTTTCTCCTGCAATGCATATTTAGATGCTCAAGCAATAATGCCGTTGCAGTCTGTTCATTTCACTGCCTACGTACTAAAGTTTAATGAACCTCCACCTTTACGAGCAGCGGATTGTATAGAAATTACAGATAACAGAGCAGAGGGTTCTACTTCTGGGAACTAA